In Deinococcus sp. Leaf326, the DNA window CCACTCGGCGTCCGTCAGATCGTTCGGATAGGCAGATCGGGACATGGGCGTATCACCTCAGCCCAATCGTCCACCTTTGTTGCTGCGGGAAAAACCTGCACCAGCACGTTTTTCAGACGCACTTTATTGAGAACGGCATAGCTTGGAGTCAATCTGGGAAGCTACCCCACTTACTCGCAGAGCGCCGAACGTCTTGCAGAAATTCAAACCTACGCAGTTCTCAATAATTGTGGGGGGTTTCCTCCTGTGACTGGCGAAGAAGAACGCCTGAGTGTCCCCACCGGCTACAGCTCCAGTACCGACATCATCGTGTCGTTCACTCAGGCAGAAGCGTGGGCGGTCGGGGCTGGGGTGCTGTGCCTTGCCTTGACCGCCTTCCTTCGCCGCCCGGAGTGGGTACGCTGGGCATTGCTGGCTCCCGGCTTGGCCCTGACTGTGAGGGCGCTGCGATGAGCGAAAGCCGGACGGTGCCGGTCGTGATCGTGAGCACAGATCACGCTTTCCCGTGGCGCGTCGGGGCAGGTGTGGGCTGCCTGCTACTGGCCTTCCTCTTTCGCTGAACCCTGCCGGCCTGGGCGCGCTGGGCACTGATCACAGTGGGCGTGGCCCTGATCGTAGGCGGCTTCCTGCTGTAACCAGCGAAGGAAGAACATGATGGAATCCGCCTCAGACTTCCTGTCCCTTCCGCTCTTTCACGTGCTATTGCCTTGGCTGCTGGGTGCGGCGTGGGTGCTCGTGCTGGGCTTAACCTGCCTGATCGTGGCCCTCTACTGTCACCCATCACTAACCGACCGAGTGCGCTGGGCACTGCTGATAGTAGGTGTAGCCCTGATCATCGGAGTCTTGCTGCTGTAACCGGTGAAAGGAAGACCAGATAAGTTCCCCTGCCAGGTCCACCTCAATTACAGACCTCCTCGTATCGTTCGTGTCAGCAGAAACGTCGATGATCGTCGCTAGCTAGGGTATTTTGCTTCGTTCTGGCCGCACTCCTTCCGGGGTCTCCCAGCGGTCGGAGGTCAAATAACTTGTTGGGAACTGAGCGCTCAGGATTGGGTAGGGGTAGTCGTAAATGTAGAATAGATCAACTGATTTAAAAAGGTAAGCAGTGTAATTTCACTAGTATCTAGATCTGCCAAGGTCCTATACTGCGACGATGAACCAACACGCCACCACGTTTTGTCCTGTGTACCGGGCCATCGGGGTGTTGCAGGAGAAATGGATGCTGCACATCGTGCGGGCACTGCTGAGCGGCGACCGCGGCTTCAACGTGCTTTCCCGACTGGTTGGTGGGTGCAACAGTGCCACCCTCTCGCAGCGCCTAGAACAGCTTGAAGGTCTGGGCGTCATCAAGAAGGCCACCGACACTGAGATGGCAGGGAAACTGGCCCGCAGCATTTACAGCCTGACTGATGCCGGACGTGAATTGCAGTCGGTCATCGACGCCATCGATACTTGGGCGCGTGTCCATCTGCACGATTCAGCAGCGCAGGTCACTGAACCCCTGGAGATGCTGGCGCGGTAACGAACCAAGCTCACGTTCGGCTTGGAAGCAATCACGGCTGATTTGGTCTCCAGCCTGCTCTGTGCCCCTATAAACACAGACTCAAGACGTTGAGGAGAGCGGCCGGGGCAGCGTTGGCGGCTTTGTTGAGACCGAAGAGGGCCATGATGCCGGTGACGATGCGCAGCGCGAAGGACTTTTTATTCATACGGTGGGGGGTACGCGGTGTCGGCCGTCAGGACGAACTGCGTGAGGGGAACAGCCGCTGGGGGGACGCAAAGACACCTTCAGAGACGATCTCGGCAAGACCAGGGAGGCTGCGGGCCACTGCCTGTGGGCATCGCTGTGGGCTACATCTTGTCCCGTAACCGGGTCAGGATCTGCGCCAGTATGCGGGCGATGTTTTCCGTGTCATGCACGGGCACAGCGGTTCCGAACAGTGCCTCCCAGATCGCCTGTCCCTGGATACCCTCCCCAATCAGGAGGGGAACGATGGTGCGGTTCTCCCGCTGCTGCTCGGTGAGGA includes these proteins:
- a CDS encoding helix-turn-helix domain-containing protein, yielding MNQHATTFCPVYRAIGVLQEKWMLHIVRALLSGDRGFNVLSRLVGGCNSATLSQRLEQLEGLGVIKKATDTEMAGKLARSIYSLTDAGRELQSVIDAIDTWARVHLHDSAAQVTEPLEMLAR